AATTAATATAGTAAAGAAAAAAGAGGGCTTATGGATAAAAAAATAATTTATCTAGCAACAACTAATAAAAATAAAGTTAAAGAATTTAGTGAAATTCTAAAAGATTATCAAATTAAAAGTTTATTAGACATACCAGAATATGTTGAAATAGAAGAAAATAAAAAAACATTTAAACAAAATGCCTTATTAAAAGCAAAACATTTAGCTAAATATATAAATGGAGTTGCAATTGGAGATGATACTGGAATTTGTGTTAAAGCTTTAAATGATTTTCCAGGAATTTATTCTAAAAGATGAGCTTATCCTTTAACAAATCATTATGATATATGTAATAAATTGTTAGATAAACTAAAACATATAAATCAATTAAATAAAAGAAAAGCTTATATGACAACAGCTATTGCTTTATATGATGCAATCAATAAAAAACAATTTGTATATCAAGCTAGAGTTAATGGATATATTGATTTTCAAGTTAATAAAAGTGAATTTGGTTTTGGTTATGATTTTATTTTTATTCCTAAAGGTTATGAGAAAGCTTATTCATTAATGAGTAGTGAGTTAAAAAATCAAATTTCAGCTAGAAAAAAAGCAATAGATAGATTAATACAATATATTGATAATGTAAAATAATTAAGGATTTATATGAATAAAAGAAAAATTAATATTGTTTTATATCAACCAGAAATTGCTCAAAATGTTGGAGCAATTATGAGAACTTGTGTAGCTATTAATGCAAGATTACATATAATTGAACCATTAGGTTTTATTTTTGATGATCGTCATTTATCAAGACCTAGTGCAAATGAGTATAAATATGTTGATTGTATTAGATATGATGATTGAAATGATTTTATAACTAAACATCCAAATATTACTTTATTTTGTTTATCTAGATATGGTCAAAAACCAATTTCTGACTTTGATTTTTCAAAAATTAATGATAATGTTTATTTAGTATTTGGAAAAGAATCAACTGGGATTGCAAAACCGATTTTAAAAGAACATTACAATACAACTTTTAGAATACCAATGATAAGTGAAACTAGAAGCTTAAATA
This genomic window from Mycoplasma mycoides subsp. capri contains:
- a CDS encoding tRNA (cytidine(34)-2'-O)-methyltransferase → MNKRKINIVLYQPEIAQNVGAIMRTCVAINARLHIIEPLGFIFDDRHLSRPSANEYKYVDCIRYDDWNDFITKHPNITLFCLSRYGQKPISDFDFSKINDNVYLVFGKESTGIAKPILKEHYNTTFRIPMISETRSLNIANTVGIASYEVLRQWDYLDLVKYETQKGKDYILSERWKGIEE
- the rdgB gene encoding RdgB/HAM1 family non-canonical purine NTP pyrophosphatase, producing MDKKIIYLATTNKNKVKEFSEILKDYQIKSLLDIPEYVEIEENKKTFKQNALLKAKHLAKYINGVAIGDDTGICVKALNDFPGIYSKRWAYPLTNHYDICNKLLDKLKHINQLNKRKAYMTTAIALYDAINKKQFVYQARVNGYIDFQVNKSEFGFGYDFIFIPKGYEKAYSLMSSELKNQISARKKAIDRLIQYIDNVK